A single Arcanobacterium canis DNA region contains:
- a CDS encoding ClbS/DfsB family four-helix bundle protein — MGRAKTKTELLEATTSRWEVLQALIDSMRPEIESASLFFGADFDRPEPHWARDKNLGDVLAHLYAWQTMLFDFVDANQNGTAQPFLPAPHTWRTTPALNTEIWEHYHNTSLGDIEEMLASSHFQIIELIKTFTDEELFTKKHFPWTGTTSLGSYLVSAAPSHYDWAIKKLRVHQKANKSHPKPQKPKP; from the coding sequence ATGGGCCGAGCGAAAACGAAAACGGAACTGTTAGAAGCAACCACTTCCCGATGGGAGGTGCTGCAAGCATTGATTGACTCCATGCGGCCAGAGATCGAAAGCGCCAGTTTGTTTTTCGGTGCTGACTTCGACCGTCCTGAACCCCACTGGGCCAGGGACAAGAATCTAGGCGATGTTCTTGCCCATCTATATGCGTGGCAAACAATGCTGTTCGACTTCGTTGACGCCAATCAAAATGGAACCGCCCAGCCATTCCTGCCCGCACCTCACACGTGGCGAACCACTCCAGCCCTGAATACGGAAATCTGGGAGCACTACCACAACACATCCTTGGGTGACATCGAGGAAATGCTGGCCTCGAGCCATTTCCAGATCATCGAGCTCATCAAAACCTTCACCGATGAGGAACTATTCACTAAGAAACATTTCCCGTGGACAGGAACCACCTCGTTAGGCTCCTACCTGGTGTCAGCAGCACCCAGCCACTACGACTGGGCTATTAAGAAACTGCGCGTCCACCAGAAAGCCAACAAATCACACCCGAAACCTCAAAAGCCCAAACCGTAA
- a CDS encoding HPr family phosphocarrier protein → MAERVVTVGSKVGLHARPAAKVAEAAEEAGVDILLTFGEEEADAASILEIMSLGAMNGDEVTVSGEDEVAVNTIADLIASDLDGEE, encoded by the coding sequence ATGGCTGAGCGCGTTGTTACTGTTGGCTCAAAGGTTGGTCTTCACGCCCGTCCGGCAGCAAAGGTTGCTGAGGCTGCCGAAGAAGCCGGCGTAGATATTCTTCTGACCTTTGGCGAAGAAGAAGCAGATGCAGCATCGATTCTGGAGATCATGTCTCTGGGCGCAATGAACGGCGACGAGGTCACCGTCAGCGGCGAAGACGAGGTAGCAGTGAACACCATTGCGGATCTCATCGCGTCGGATCTCGACGGAGAGGAGTGA
- a CDS encoding PTS sugar transporter subunit IIA — MFGFGKKKEEFHAPFAGTVLALDDVPDEAFSSRMLGDGFAVSPDPSASVVEVIAPIDGTVVKIFKTHHAFSMRTPRGVDVLVHIGMDTVELGGKGMEALVESGAEVVAGTPIIRVDAQSVRDAGKSLVTPIVFTKKTQVDSVKVNVGPIDPSEVAATVTLV, encoded by the coding sequence GTGTTCGGCTTTGGCAAGAAGAAGGAAGAGTTTCACGCTCCATTTGCGGGAACAGTGCTTGCTCTGGATGATGTTCCAGACGAAGCATTTTCCTCGCGTATGCTCGGCGATGGTTTTGCGGTGAGCCCGGATCCATCAGCCAGCGTGGTCGAGGTGATTGCGCCGATCGATGGAACTGTGGTGAAGATTTTCAAGACCCATCATGCGTTCTCGATGCGCACGCCCAGGGGCGTGGACGTCCTTGTTCACATCGGTATGGATACTGTGGAACTGGGAGGAAAAGGTATGGAGGCGTTGGTGGAATCTGGCGCTGAAGTCGTGGCAGGTACCCCGATCATTCGCGTCGATGCGCAATCGGTGCGAGATGCGGGAAAGTCGCTTGTCACTCCGATCGTTTTCACCAAGAAGACACAAGTTGACTCGGTGAAAGTGAACGTTGGTCCCATAGATCCATCCGAAGTAGCCGCTACTGTCACTCTCGTGTAA
- a CDS encoding phosphoenolpyruvate--protein phosphotransferase, with amino-acid sequence MASQSLKGIGVFAGSAVASAVVVERVDADAVKEVEFADSGAARELATAALGAVAEHLTKRAANVEGHAKEVLEATAGLATDRGLVKAVAKKADAGSGPVEAVRAAVADYSAKLEKIGGYMAERVSDLADIRDRAIAELAGLPQPGIPAFDGEAVIVADDLAPADTATLDPHRVLAVVTEKGGPTSHTAILCAQLGIPAVVRANGAGEIATGTTIGVDGERGIVLVDPSEEEADALVERARVRAEALASAVGKGETSDGHRVQLLVNIGGAEEAEKVAAAHTASDDPIEGIGLFRTEFLYLDRADAPSVEEQTDTYRRVLAAFAGKKVVFRTLDAGSDKPLKFTEKIDEENPALGVRGIRMCQRNEQLLRDQLEAIAAGYRAVVESDLPGVHETLLWVMAPMVADADEADWFFDLAHEYGIENAGIMIETPAAAIRSGVVLKNGAFGSLGTNDLTQYTMAADRLQGDLAALNSPWQPAVLDMIAAAVDGTENPIGVCGEAGGDPLLALVLTGIGVKSLSMAAPKVSAVRFALSLHSHAQCVEFAQIARQARTAHAAREAVLAKVHPKLAALVS; translated from the coding sequence GTGGCCTCGCAGAGCCTGAAGGGCATCGGAGTTTTCGCCGGAAGTGCTGTCGCGTCTGCCGTTGTTGTGGAACGCGTCGATGCCGACGCGGTGAAAGAAGTTGAGTTCGCTGATTCTGGCGCAGCCCGTGAACTTGCGACGGCAGCGCTCGGCGCAGTTGCTGAGCATCTTACGAAGCGTGCAGCGAATGTCGAAGGACATGCGAAGGAGGTTCTGGAGGCTACCGCAGGTCTGGCAACCGACCGAGGCCTCGTCAAGGCAGTCGCGAAGAAGGCTGATGCTGGATCGGGGCCAGTTGAAGCAGTGCGTGCGGCTGTCGCAGACTATTCGGCCAAACTTGAAAAGATCGGCGGCTACATGGCTGAGCGTGTCTCAGACCTTGCCGATATCCGTGATCGCGCTATCGCTGAACTTGCTGGCCTTCCTCAACCAGGGATCCCCGCATTTGACGGCGAAGCAGTGATTGTGGCCGACGATCTTGCTCCTGCTGATACTGCAACGTTGGATCCTCATCGCGTGCTCGCCGTCGTGACTGAAAAAGGCGGACCAACCTCGCACACTGCGATTTTGTGTGCGCAGTTGGGCATCCCAGCAGTTGTGCGCGCAAATGGCGCTGGTGAAATTGCTACTGGAACTACCATTGGAGTCGATGGCGAGCGAGGCATTGTGCTTGTTGACCCATCTGAAGAAGAAGCGGATGCGCTCGTTGAACGCGCTCGGGTGCGTGCCGAAGCTCTCGCCTCCGCCGTCGGCAAGGGTGAAACGTCAGATGGACATCGTGTGCAGCTTCTCGTCAACATTGGTGGAGCTGAGGAAGCAGAGAAAGTTGCGGCAGCTCATACCGCTTCTGACGATCCGATTGAAGGCATCGGCTTGTTCCGTACCGAGTTCCTCTACCTTGATCGCGCAGATGCGCCGAGCGTCGAAGAGCAGACCGATACCTACCGCCGAGTGCTCGCAGCTTTCGCAGGCAAGAAGGTCGTTTTCCGTACGCTTGACGCTGGTTCGGACAAGCCACTGAAGTTCACGGAGAAGATCGACGAAGAAAATCCAGCGCTCGGTGTCCGTGGTATTCGCATGTGCCAGCGCAACGAGCAGCTTCTTCGCGATCAGCTGGAGGCGATCGCAGCTGGCTATCGTGCAGTGGTGGAGTCGGATCTGCCCGGTGTACACGAGACACTTCTGTGGGTCATGGCTCCCATGGTTGCCGACGCTGACGAAGCGGATTGGTTCTTCGATCTGGCTCACGAATACGGGATTGAGAATGCAGGCATCATGATTGAGACGCCGGCCGCTGCGATTCGATCGGGCGTTGTCCTCAAGAACGGAGCATTCGGTTCTCTCGGTACGAACGATCTGACTCAGTACACGATGGCTGCTGACCGCTTGCAGGGCGATCTCGCAGCCCTGAACAGCCCGTGGCAGCCAGCTGTGCTCGACATGATCGCCGCAGCTGTTGACGGAACTGAGAATCCGATTGGTGTGTGCGGTGAAGCCGGTGGCGATCCGCTCCTGGCACTTGTCCTGACCGGCATTGGGGTGAAGTCGTTGTCGATGGCTGCGCCAAAGGTATCGGCTGTTCGTTTCGCACTCTCTCTCCATAGTCATGCTCAATGCGTTGAGTTCGCGCAGATCGCGCGCCAGGCTCGCACAGCACATGCTGCGCGTGAAGCAGTTCTGGCCAAAGTTCATCCAAAGCTTGCCGCTTTGGTTTCTTGA
- a CDS encoding HNH endonuclease family protein → MKRSRWLTSVCIAALAWLTIPGLGPDIARIEAGWGVKITPGDWRGPLSYPPVVTLPDTAVVRALASLTVRGHEKVPRYQRSAFGQTWADVDRNGCDTRNDILARDLRNTTFRPGTHRCVVTSGQLLDPYTGKTINFVKGQKTSEAVQIDHVVALANAWQSGAWRWDAHRREEFANEPRNLLAVDGPANQEKSADDAAHWLPANSDFQCMYVTTQIQVKSAWGLSVTSEEKDAMARVLANCPLPSGRTEISPPHADTGGS, encoded by the coding sequence ATGAAACGTTCACGATGGTTGACTTCAGTATGCATTGCCGCTCTGGCCTGGTTGACGATCCCAGGGCTTGGACCCGATATTGCCCGAATCGAGGCAGGTTGGGGCGTCAAAATTACTCCTGGTGACTGGCGTGGCCCGCTGTCGTATCCTCCGGTGGTTACTTTGCCTGACACCGCAGTAGTGCGTGCGCTTGCGAGCCTGACCGTACGCGGGCACGAGAAAGTGCCGCGTTACCAACGTTCAGCCTTCGGACAGACCTGGGCCGACGTCGATCGCAACGGCTGTGACACTCGGAACGACATTCTTGCTCGCGACCTGCGCAATACCACTTTCCGGCCAGGTACTCATCGCTGTGTGGTGACAAGCGGGCAACTCCTCGACCCGTACACAGGAAAAACTATCAATTTCGTCAAAGGACAAAAGACATCCGAGGCTGTACAGATCGATCATGTCGTAGCACTCGCAAATGCCTGGCAATCGGGAGCTTGGAGATGGGATGCACACAGGCGGGAAGAATTCGCTAACGAACCGAGAAATCTCCTCGCTGTCGATGGTCCCGCGAATCAGGAAAAATCTGCCGACGACGCCGCTCATTGGCTCCCAGCAAACTCCGATTTCCAGTGCATGTATGTCACCACACAGATCCAGGTTAAAAGTGCGTGGGGTTTGAGTGTCACATCTGAAGAAAAAGATGCGATGGCACGAGTGTTGGCGAACTGCCCACTGCCGTCGGGGAGGACTGAAATCAGCCCTCCCCATGCAGATACGGGTGGATCCTAG
- a CDS encoding CPBP family intramembrane glutamic endopeptidase yields MKKHFSFPLLYTLVTGILFAYIYHVKNISYGTFAFIQASCWAFAIIAAASFIYCYLRPSSLPEVSRPGWKLILIPLVPSAIIFAYCISSNAALDWRFFAPLILAISVGVGEELIFRKVVLSSLLKSTSPRSAILISAVLFSLFHIVNIFGGQSGASTVKQLLATFVAGLVYAVMYLYSRNIMWVIVAHAMWDYVGFTLTIAPDPTITQFVAIVPLLEIIAMFVIIFRHRELLSNQIVKK; encoded by the coding sequence ATGAAAAAGCACTTTTCTTTCCCGCTACTCTACACCCTTGTAACGGGCATCCTGTTTGCTTACATTTATCATGTCAAAAATATTAGCTATGGAACTTTCGCCTTTATTCAGGCTTCCTGCTGGGCTTTCGCAATTATTGCTGCTGCAAGTTTCATCTATTGTTATCTGCGCCCAAGTTCCTTACCTGAAGTGTCTCGTCCGGGGTGGAAACTGATTCTGATTCCCCTTGTTCCCTCTGCAATTATTTTTGCATATTGCATATCGTCGAATGCTGCACTGGACTGGCGATTTTTTGCACCCCTGATTTTAGCTATCTCGGTTGGTGTCGGAGAAGAACTTATTTTCCGTAAGGTTGTTCTATCCTCCCTCCTCAAATCAACCTCTCCGAGAAGTGCCATCCTGATCAGCGCAGTGCTATTCTCGCTTTTTCATATTGTTAATATCTTTGGCGGTCAATCTGGCGCGAGTACTGTCAAACAGCTACTTGCAACTTTTGTAGCAGGTTTAGTATACGCTGTGATGTATCTTTATTCGCGCAATATTATGTGGGTGATTGTCGCACATGCGATGTGGGATTATGTTGGTTTCACGCTTACTATCGCGCCAGATCCGACTATTACTCAATTTGTTGCCATCGTGCCACTGCTTGAAATTATTGCAATGTTCGTGATTATTTTCCGGCACCGTGAACTGCTCTCAAATCAGATCGTCAAAAAGTAA
- a CDS encoding PRD domain-containing protein, translating into MSESLARVIRAFNNNVVLARVGDAEVVLAGKGIGFDKHPGDVIPPEAIQRQYVEANAERIQTLKALALRQPHLANSVAQAVDRAAEGIADVHPSVYVMLVDHLAFAIERYKAGMYVPNELLGEIQAGFPLEFAAAERVLADVSSEIGVDLPIDEAGYIALHLYAARTGASVKRSVAIANLLSKLVGAVVAYLEAEVSRPAIASELARLIGRVEAKQFRDNAAADAICAALPKDYAFAQQIIRKIPATSVNDADSGEAAFFAVTLHGWRMDADAQR; encoded by the coding sequence GTGTCCGAAAGTCTTGCTCGCGTGATTCGCGCGTTCAACAACAACGTGGTTCTTGCCCGTGTTGGTGACGCCGAAGTTGTGCTTGCTGGAAAGGGAATCGGATTCGACAAGCACCCAGGGGACGTTATCCCACCGGAAGCGATTCAACGACAGTACGTGGAAGCTAATGCTGAACGCATTCAGACGCTGAAAGCGCTGGCACTGCGACAACCACATCTGGCAAATTCTGTGGCTCAAGCGGTTGATCGAGCCGCCGAGGGGATTGCAGACGTTCATCCTTCGGTGTACGTGATGCTTGTAGATCACCTCGCGTTCGCCATTGAGCGGTACAAAGCCGGGATGTATGTGCCCAACGAACTTCTTGGTGAAATCCAGGCAGGGTTCCCGCTTGAGTTCGCAGCGGCAGAGCGAGTGCTTGCTGATGTATCGAGTGAAATCGGTGTTGATCTCCCCATCGATGAAGCGGGATATATCGCACTGCATCTGTATGCGGCACGCACAGGAGCATCGGTGAAGCGATCCGTCGCCATCGCCAATCTCTTGTCAAAGCTCGTCGGTGCGGTTGTGGCCTACCTCGAGGCTGAGGTTTCACGGCCCGCAATTGCGTCCGAGCTCGCGCGGCTTATTGGCCGCGTGGAGGCGAAACAATTCCGTGACAATGCCGCGGCGGATGCGATCTGTGCCGCATTGCCGAAGGATTACGCCTTCGCACAGCAAATTATCCGAAAGATCCCTGCCACGTCCGTCAATGATGCGGATAGCGGGGAAGCGGCGTTCTTCGCAGTGACCTTACACGGGTGGCGAATGGATGCCGATGCACAACGATAA
- the nagE gene encoding N-acetylglucosamine-specific PTS transporter subunit IIBC yields the protein MGGKTIASLQKLGKALMGAVAVMPVAAILMGIGYWIDPTGWGANSVVALVLIKAGAAVLDNLGWIFAVAIAFGLARDHNGAAALSGFLGYGTIKLLLMPGTVEILKGLDKTKDCSIPVGENGSAAADFVFDAAKNCKEVFVYPEDWAAQGWGAINDKNVLIGILVGLLAAWVYNRFHRTKLPDYLAFFSGRRLVPILTSLFSILLAVILFFAWPLLYHALFSFGQWISGLGAVGAGLYGFVNRLLIPTGLHHALNSIFWFDVVGINDIGNFLNGAKTIQDAAAVTTADQCFGAGFWNGSSCEVIGYIGRYQGGFFPIMMFGLPAAGLAMYLRADSKSKKATGALMMAGALASFFTGVTEPIEFSFMFLAPALYLVHALLTGISVAIAAAMHWTAGFGFSAGFVDMLLSARNPLAHQWYMLLVMGLVFFAIYFAVFYFLIGAFDMRTPGRHEDEDGSEKSTLTSDSDFADAASKIIAGLGGAENINEIDYCTTRLRTTVRDHAKVNEKLIKSTGVAGLIRPSQTAVQVIVGPQVEFMYEEVAGQLASSNVSLKGEQEV from the coding sequence GTGGGAGGAAAGACAATTGCGAGCTTACAGAAGCTCGGTAAGGCGCTCATGGGCGCCGTCGCAGTCATGCCTGTGGCTGCAATTCTCATGGGTATCGGTTACTGGATCGACCCGACCGGTTGGGGTGCAAACAGCGTTGTGGCACTCGTGCTGATCAAGGCTGGTGCTGCAGTACTCGATAATCTCGGATGGATCTTCGCGGTGGCGATTGCGTTTGGTCTCGCCCGTGATCATAACGGGGCAGCAGCGCTCTCTGGCTTCCTCGGATACGGCACCATCAAGCTTTTGCTTATGCCAGGAACCGTTGAGATTCTCAAGGGACTGGATAAGACAAAGGACTGCTCTATTCCCGTGGGTGAAAATGGCTCGGCCGCCGCAGATTTCGTCTTTGATGCTGCGAAAAACTGTAAAGAGGTTTTCGTTTACCCAGAGGATTGGGCAGCTCAAGGTTGGGGCGCGATCAACGATAAGAACGTGCTCATCGGTATCCTCGTCGGCCTTCTCGCTGCGTGGGTATACAACCGCTTCCACCGCACGAAGCTGCCGGATTACTTGGCATTCTTCTCAGGCCGTCGTCTCGTTCCGATTCTGACTTCACTGTTCTCCATCCTCTTGGCTGTTATCCTGTTCTTCGCATGGCCTTTGCTTTACCATGCTCTGTTCTCTTTCGGCCAGTGGATCTCCGGGCTTGGCGCTGTGGGCGCAGGCTTGTACGGCTTTGTTAATCGACTCCTCATTCCAACTGGTCTTCACCACGCTCTGAACTCGATCTTCTGGTTCGATGTGGTGGGTATCAACGATATTGGTAACTTCCTCAACGGCGCCAAGACCATCCAGGACGCTGCTGCTGTGACCACTGCCGATCAGTGCTTCGGTGCTGGCTTCTGGAACGGTTCATCGTGTGAAGTCATTGGCTACATTGGGCGCTACCAGGGCGGCTTCTTCCCCATCATGATGTTTGGCCTGCCGGCTGCGGGTCTGGCTATGTACCTGCGTGCAGATTCGAAGTCCAAGAAGGCGACCGGCGCTCTGATGATGGCTGGCGCTCTGGCATCGTTCTTCACTGGTGTGACTGAGCCAATCGAGTTCTCCTTCATGTTCCTCGCGCCGGCTCTGTACCTCGTACATGCCCTTCTGACCGGTATCTCCGTGGCAATTGCAGCCGCTATGCATTGGACTGCTGGTTTTGGCTTCTCAGCTGGCTTCGTCGATATGCTCCTCTCGGCTCGCAACCCGCTGGCACATCAGTGGTACATGCTATTGGTGATGGGTCTGGTGTTCTTCGCGATTTACTTCGCGGTGTTCTACTTCCTCATCGGAGCATTCGATATGCGTACCCCTGGCCGTCATGAGGATGAGGACGGCAGCGAAAAGTCCACTCTGACCTCGGATTCGGACTTCGCCGATGCAGCCTCCAAGATCATTGCTGGTCTTGGCGGAGCTGAGAACATCAACGAGATCGACTACTGCACCACCCGTCTTCGCACCACCGTGCGCGATCATGCAAAGGTGAACGAAAAGCTGATCAAGTCCACCGGTGTCGCCGGACTGATTCGCCCATCGCAAACAGCAGTCCAGGTCATTGTTGGCCCCCAGGTAGAGTTCATGTATGAAGAGGTTGCCGGACAGCTGGCTTCCTCAAACGTGTCCCTGAAGGGTGAGCAGGAGGTTTAA
- a CDS encoding sensor histidine kinase, translating to MFTWLFGKRRNIARELEQITASRRTIVGAFEIERRRIERDLHDGAQQYIVATGMALGEADLILQLAGELPPELADLPELIHRAQRANDDGMAAIRATVNNIHPKVLSDLGLEQAVRDVAERAEIPVAVRVPHSLPAMPEGVIATGYFLVSEALTNVAKYAPGASANVVLGADADLHISIADTGPGGAVLVPGRGLDGMRERLAAFGGTLDVSSPVGGPTVVRATIPLLLHRGESGISPLDS from the coding sequence ATGTTCACCTGGTTGTTCGGCAAACGCCGAAATATTGCACGCGAGCTTGAGCAGATCACTGCCTCGCGGCGCACGATCGTCGGCGCTTTCGAAATCGAGCGCCGCCGTATCGAGCGCGATCTACACGACGGTGCTCAGCAATACATCGTCGCAACGGGCATGGCGCTCGGTGAAGCGGACTTGATTTTGCAGTTAGCTGGAGAACTTCCACCCGAATTAGCGGACCTGCCTGAGCTGATCCACCGCGCTCAACGCGCGAACGACGACGGCATGGCGGCTATCCGAGCCACAGTGAATAACATTCATCCGAAGGTCCTGTCCGATCTCGGCTTAGAGCAGGCGGTGCGTGATGTCGCAGAGCGTGCTGAAATCCCGGTAGCTGTCCGTGTTCCCCACTCACTGCCGGCCATGCCTGAAGGAGTGATTGCCACAGGCTACTTCTTGGTGTCCGAAGCACTGACGAATGTGGCGAAATACGCCCCGGGCGCATCTGCAAATGTCGTCCTGGGAGCCGACGCAGACCTGCATATTTCGATTGCTGACACCGGGCCTGGCGGTGCGGTCTTGGTACCGGGGCGCGGTCTGGATGGGATGCGCGAACGCTTAGCTGCCTTCGGAGGTACCCTTGATGTGTCCTCTCCTGTGGGCGGCCCGACGGTCGTTCGCGCGACAATTCCTCTGCTCTTGCATCGCGGGGAAAGCGGAATTAGCCCGTTGGATTCTTAA
- a CDS encoding response regulator transcription factor: MKIFIADDAALIREGIAGILRRVGFEVIGFAQDAPTAVSRVSALVDAGEKIDVLLTDVRMPPGMSDDGLRAAAELRERYPQLAIMVLSQYVAPAYAATLFSSPDRGCAGLGYLLKERVSKVADFVTSLKMVASGGVVVDPEVAAGLIRGSLNALSQLSPREREVLVLMARGLSNSQIQEELFLSAAAVSKHVSNIFTKLGLAPGEENRRVRAVLAYLTATGQN; encoded by the coding sequence GTGAAAATCTTTATTGCCGACGACGCAGCACTGATCCGCGAAGGAATTGCTGGAATTTTGCGCCGTGTCGGTTTCGAGGTCATTGGCTTTGCGCAAGATGCACCGACGGCGGTGTCACGAGTGAGCGCGCTTGTGGATGCTGGGGAAAAAATCGACGTTCTTCTCACAGATGTGCGCATGCCACCGGGGATGTCCGACGACGGTCTGCGCGCCGCAGCTGAGTTGCGTGAGCGTTATCCGCAACTGGCAATCATGGTGCTGTCACAATACGTGGCTCCAGCATATGCAGCGACGTTATTTTCCTCCCCTGATCGCGGTTGCGCAGGCTTGGGTTATTTACTCAAAGAGCGTGTGTCAAAAGTTGCTGATTTTGTGACTTCGCTGAAAATGGTTGCCTCGGGTGGAGTGGTGGTTGACCCTGAAGTTGCAGCAGGGCTGATACGCGGATCATTGAACGCTTTGTCCCAGCTTTCCCCACGTGAGCGAGAAGTACTGGTACTCATGGCACGCGGTCTGTCGAATTCTCAGATCCAAGAGGAACTTTTCCTCTCCGCAGCTGCCGTATCAAAGCATGTATCCAATATTTTCACCAAGCTCGGCCTCGCCCCTGGCGAGGAAAATCGACGCGTGCGCGCAGTGCTCGCGTATCTGACTGCCACAGGACAAAACTGA
- a CDS encoding LPXTG cell wall anchor domain-containing protein: MVDRYDWFLDGGRYGSVKKKFDKATESEQKKIFAAYKLLTGENASQIHELSSEASKIKDLKLVEPRNGSELLFYKNASESAKQQKLLRAVFTEEGKPEKPVLPTPEEKKCKCKKGDPGPVGPRGPEGAPGKDGQPGRNGHDGKPGKTGPQGPKGDPGPAGPRGPEGAPGKDGQPGRNGQDGAPGHNGKDGKDGVGVLDIRIDNQGNLTITLTDGRELNLGKILGPRGPKGDKGDKGDPGQPGPKGDKGDKGDPGQPGPKGDKGDKGDPGQPGPKGDKGDKGDPGQPGPKGDKGDPGQPGPKGDKGDPGQPGVPVPDTDKPKMKMPNSEVAPKVTPHVQGPSSKLPQTGATVGLLAFISTLMIGTGLLAHRARKTHSHQ; encoded by the coding sequence ATTGTGGATCGATATGACTGGTTTTTGGATGGGGGAAGGTATGGCAGTGTCAAAAAGAAATTTGATAAGGCCACTGAAAGTGAGCAAAAAAAGATCTTTGCCGCGTACAAACTCTTGACCGGTGAAAATGCCTCTCAAATTCACGAACTTTCGAGTGAAGCCTCTAAGATCAAAGATCTCAAATTAGTTGAGCCTCGAAATGGCTCTGAGCTTCTCTTTTACAAAAATGCAAGCGAAAGCGCAAAACAACAAAAGCTATTGAGAGCAGTATTCACTGAGGAAGGTAAGCCAGAAAAGCCGGTATTGCCCACTCCTGAAGAGAAGAAGTGTAAGTGTAAAAAGGGTGATCCGGGGCCGGTAGGGCCGCGTGGTCCAGAAGGAGCACCGGGTAAGGATGGTCAGCCCGGACGCAATGGTCATGATGGCAAGCCAGGCAAGACCGGGCCGCAAGGCCCCAAGGGTGATCCGGGGCCGGCAGGACCGCGTGGTCCAGAAGGCGCACCGGGTAAGGATGGTCAGCCCGGACGCAATGGTCAAGACGGAGCACCTGGCCACAATGGCAAGGATGGTAAAGACGGTGTCGGTGTCCTTGACATCAGGATCGATAACCAAGGTAATCTCACGATCACACTCACTGATGGTCGTGAACTCAACCTTGGCAAGATCCTTGGTCCTCGCGGCCCCAAGGGCGACAAAGGCGACAAGGGCGACCCAGGCCAGCCAGGCCCCAAGGGCGACAAAGGCGACAAGGGCGATCCAGGCCAGCCAGGCCCCAAGGGCGACAAAGGCGACAAGGGCGATCCAGGCCAGCCAGGCCCCAAGGGAGATAAAGGCGACAAGGGTGATCCAGGCCAGCCAGGCCCCAAGGGTGACAAGGGTGACCCAGGCCAGCCAGGTCCCAAGGGCGACAAGGGTGATCCAGGTCAGCCGGGGGTTCCTGTGCCTGACACTGATAAGCCGAAGATGAAGATGCCGAATAGTGAAGTTGCACCGAAGGTGACCCCGCATGTGCAAGGTCCGTCTTCTAAGCTGCCGCAGACGGGTGCCACGGTCGGGCTTTTGGCCTTCATCTCTACGCTGATGATCGGCACCGGCCTCCTCGCTCATCGAGCACGCAAAACTCACTCACATCAATAA
- the nadE gene encoding ammonia-dependent NAD(+) synthetase: protein MRELQRQIIDTLHVRPQIDPAEEVRTRVQFLVDYARNAHSKGFVLGISGGVDSTLAGRLAQMAVEKMRDEGDDATFVAVRLPYGVQADEADAAAAMEWVRADHEVTLNIKAPTVGMEDAYENAMEVEISDFNRGNVKARMRMVAQYAIAGDAGLLVIGTDHAAENVTAFFTKFGDGAADLLPLAGLNKRQNRALLQYLQAPQCLWEKVPTADLLDGQPLRTDEDELGLTYDQIDDYLEGKDIDPLAAQNLEEKWTRGQHKRAMPATPDDTWWRS from the coding sequence ATGCGTGAATTACAGCGACAAATCATTGATACCCTGCATGTCAGGCCGCAGATTGACCCAGCTGAGGAAGTCCGTACACGTGTGCAATTCCTCGTGGACTATGCACGAAACGCGCATTCCAAAGGCTTTGTCCTGGGAATCTCAGGTGGTGTGGACTCAACTTTGGCCGGACGCCTCGCTCAGATGGCCGTGGAGAAAATGCGCGACGAGGGCGACGATGCGACCTTCGTTGCGGTGCGTTTGCCCTACGGTGTCCAAGCAGACGAGGCCGATGCTGCTGCTGCGATGGAATGGGTCCGTGCAGACCATGAAGTCACGCTGAACATCAAGGCTCCAACCGTGGGGATGGAGGACGCGTACGAGAATGCGATGGAAGTCGAAATTTCTGACTTCAACCGCGGCAATGTGAAAGCTCGTATGCGCATGGTGGCGCAGTATGCGATCGCTGGCGACGCCGGTCTGCTCGTCATTGGCACTGATCACGCCGCTGAGAATGTGACAGCGTTTTTCACCAAGTTTGGTGATGGGGCTGCAGACCTCCTTCCGCTCGCGGGCTTGAACAAGCGCCAAAATCGCGCACTCCTGCAATACCTTCAAGCGCCCCAGTGCCTGTGGGAAAAGGTTCCGACCGCTGATCTCTTAGACGGTCAGCCTCTGCGGACCGATGAAGATGAACTGGGTCTGACTTACGACCAAATCGACGACTATCTCGAAGGCAAAGACATCGATCCTCTTGCAGCACAGAACCTTGAGGAGAAATGGACGCGTGGACAACATAAACGCGCAATGCCTGCTACTCCAGATGATACGTGGTGGCGTTCATAA